aaggagccggtcgcccaaggagaggctaccgaggcagCCACGAAGcaggcgggggaggaggcgcctatgCCCCGTGAGGCCAGGGCCCTCGAGTCAGGTGAAGCCGAGGCACCTTCAAtcactgaggccaccgagggcgaggtcgaGGCCCATAGGACCTCCAAGGCTAAGGTGGCGGAGGCCGGGGCTTCCAGGGCTTTTGAAGCCaaggtggcggacgtcgaggctcctaggaccaccgaggccgaggtggcggaggctggagctcccgggacctccgaggccgaggtggtggaGGCCGGCTTGGGCGCGGTGGAGCCGGTGGCCCAGGATGCGGAGACGGAGGTGGGGCAAGCTTCGGTACTGCCCCCGGTCCAAGACCCGCCGCCGTCGCAGGAGAGCACCtgggaggtggaggttcattcaatctcctccgacgatacttcccgggggaaggaggtggtggaCGCCGAGGTAGCCAGCACCGCGGAGCAGCCAACTCTGACTTTTGGCGAGGGGAGCT
The nucleotide sequence above comes from Miscanthus floridulus cultivar M001 chromosome 18, ASM1932011v1, whole genome shotgun sequence. Encoded proteins:
- the LOC136524373 gene encoding uncharacterized protein → MGGHATATATTVVEDEGRGAEAIVSPFEPEAPTLAPLKALKEPVAQGEATEAATKQAGEEAPMPREARALESGEAEAPSITEATEGEVEAHRTSKAKVAEAGASRAFEAKVADVEAPRTTEAEVAEAGAPGTSEAEVVEAGLGAVEPVAQDAETEVGQASVLPPVQDPPPSQESTWEVEVHSISSDDTSRGKEVVDAEELEAWSLEKSMFLQRERDVWDQLQ